In a genomic window of Deltaproteobacteria bacterium:
- a CDS encoding LysE family translocator, whose translation VRAGLLVAVAPLISDLPIIILVTGLYWLLPDSAVMEIALSLGGGLYLAWLGWEGLTARPHASSAEALSRPSLGRAVLVNLLNPNPYLFWMTIGVPAMSELGQSSPGAAGLFVLLFYALLVGSKAGAAVLAGRSASFLGGKSHVLTLKTLSLILGGQGLIFILRALRQWMAL comes from the coding sequence CGTCAGGGCGGGTCTGCTCGTGGCCGTGGCCCCCCTCATCTCGGATCTGCCCATTATCATTCTGGTCACGGGCCTTTATTGGCTCCTGCCGGACAGCGCCGTCATGGAAATCGCCCTGAGTCTCGGAGGCGGGCTGTATCTCGCATGGCTTGGCTGGGAAGGACTCACGGCCAGACCCCACGCCTCGTCGGCGGAGGCGCTCTCCAGACCGTCCCTGGGCCGCGCCGTCCTGGTCAACCTGCTCAATCCGAATCCCTACCTGTTCTGGATGACCATCGGCGTGCCGGCCATGTCGGAGCTGGGCCAATCATCTCCGGGCGCGGCCGGCCTTTTCGTCCTGCTTTTCTACGCCCTTCTGGTGGGCAGCAAGGCCGGTGCCGCGGTACTGGCCGGACGGAGCGCGTCTTTTCTTGGCGGCAAATCCCATGTACTGACGCTGAAAACGCTCAGCCTGATCCTGGGCGGCCAAGGCCTGATCTTCATCCTCCGCGCCCTGCGCCAGTGGATGGCCCTCTAA
- a CDS encoding 1-acyl-sn-glycerol-3-phosphate acyltransferase encodes MTLTPIANTYTTPPRPVSFAARHFPTLAFYARAFHIVCAAAWHTRRGYTSEQWAMDSRTFIQGAESCGLRFIVENTGAFANLPGPCVVVANHMSTMETFSLPYILASHRPIAFVLKKSLTTYPIFRHVVNASHPIPVGRVNPREDFATIMDQGQERLSRGYSVIVFPQTTRTPDLNRTAFNTIGIKLAKKTGVPILPLAVKTDAWGVGKLHKDYGPIRPELPVRFCFGDPMTIRGTGRNEHEEIMEFIHWKLKAWRTT; translated from the coding sequence ATGACACTCACTCCCATCGCCAACACCTACACGACCCCGCCCCGACCCGTTTCCTTCGCGGCCCGGCACTTCCCGACCCTGGCTTTTTACGCCAGGGCCTTCCATATCGTCTGCGCGGCGGCCTGGCACACCCGACGGGGCTACACATCCGAACAGTGGGCCATGGACAGCCGCACGTTCATCCAGGGCGCCGAATCCTGCGGTCTGCGCTTCATCGTCGAAAACACCGGCGCCTTCGCGAACCTGCCCGGCCCCTGCGTGGTGGTCGCCAACCACATGTCGACCATGGAGACCTTTTCCCTGCCGTACATTCTGGCCAGTCACCGTCCCATCGCCTTTGTGCTCAAGAAAAGCCTGACCACCTATCCCATCTTCCGCCACGTGGTGAACGCCAGCCATCCCATTCCGGTGGGCCGCGTCAATCCCCGCGAGGATTTCGCGACCATCATGGACCAGGGCCAGGAGCGCCTGTCACGCGGATATTCGGTCATCGTCTTTCCGCAAACAACTCGCACGCCGGACCTGAACCGAACCGCGTTCAACACCATCGGCATCAAGCTGGCCAAGAAGACCGGCGTGCCCATCCTGCCCCTGGCCGTGAAAACCGACGCCTGGGGCGTGGGCAAGCTGCACAAGGATTATGGTCCGATCCGGCCCGAACTGCCGGTGCGTTTCTGTTTTGGCGATCCGATGACAATCCGGGGAACGGGCAGAAATGAACACGAAGAAATCATGGAATTCATTCACTGGAAGCTCAAGGCCTGGAGAACGACGTGA